One Triticum dicoccoides isolate Atlit2015 ecotype Zavitan chromosome 3B, WEW_v2.0, whole genome shotgun sequence genomic window, GGCATCCACCACGTCGATGTACTGCAAGCAGGTAAGGGCCAGTTGAAGACACCGCAGGCTTTGGCTGACGAGGCGGAGGCGCACTCCGGTTTGGCTCCACATGATAAGGAGAAACTCCAGGACGGGGCTTCTTTCCAGCATGAAGGCTAGATCACGGTCCTCCATGACATTCATGCAGAGGCCGAGCTCCAGGAGGTTGGGGAATCTGGCGCCGCGCGGTACGGCTGTGGTGTCCGGGAGCCTCCAGACGCCGAGATAGAGGCGGGTGAGGGCGGCGCAGCTGAAGAGCGTGGCGGGGAGGCGCAGGTCCATCGGCCAAGGGCGGTTGACAAAGACGAGTTCTTTGACCCCCTTGGCGACGAGGATGTCGAGCCAGCGCGATAGCTCGCCCCGGTGCTCCTCCATCGTGCTGCAGGTAAGGTGGACGCAGCGGAAGGGCCCCGGATGCGCCGCGAGGGCGCTGGCCACGGCGGCGGTGACGGCGCGGGGAGAGGGAGCGCCGATGATGAGAGGCCCGGACGCGCCGCCGTCCGGAAGCAGGTGGCTGTCGACAAGAGTAAGGGGAGCCGAGCGCCAGAGCGGGCGCCAGCTCGAGGCGAGGGCGGCGGTGCGCGCGGCGTCCTTGGCGGGGAGGCGGGAGATGATGTCGAGGAGGACCACGTCGGGGAGGCGGCTGATGCGGTCGACGCCGTCGGGGACCCTGGAAGCGCCGGCGAGCGAGATGGTGGCGGTGGGGGAGACGGGCGGCTTCGGGAGGTAGCCGTACAGGATGTGGAGCATCATGTTGGTGCCGAGATCCAGCGACTCAGGGTCCTGGCCGCGGCGCTCAAGGTCGGCACGCATATCGCTCCTAGAGACGCTCCCGGAGGGGCCGATGATCACTCGCGGGTCCGTCTCCATGGCCGCCGGTGGAGGGGGAGGGAGGTGACGGCGAGGGTTTGGTATGGGGAGCAATGGGAATGGAGGCGGCGCTGTTGGAGTGAGTGGTGGTGGTGAGCAGAATGTTGGGCCAAATGTCGGAAGCAGGCATCTCCTCGGCCCATGAACAGCTTCTATGCAAATGTTGATTAGTTTGCACATACATTAGTTTGCAATCACATCATTTTCTCAAAACAATAAATAAAATAGCAATCACATGACATAGTTTGCACATGAACTATGTGTAAGGACATACAAATTTGGTCATAGCATCACATCACATAGTTTGCCATGAACTATGCGTAAAATGCATCACATTTTGGTCAAGTAGCAATCACATCACATAATTTGCAGTTTGATGTATAAACTTGGACATACAAGTTTGGTCGATTAGTTTACCATGCACTATGTGTAAACCGCGTCAAAATTTGCGGGAAGTGAGCGTCCAGGGACGAACCTGATGTGCTGCTACTGCTAGTTGTTGATGGAGCTCTTCCCCTTCTATGCAAAGAGGATGGATGCAGGAGCGGCCTGCATGGAGGGCGCCATGGACGGAGGCACCGATGGGATCTTTGAGTTGCTGCTTGTCATCAGCGGCGACGCTAGGAATCGGCAGCGACCCAGGCAGCCTTCGTTAACTGTAGCTACTGTAGGTACAGTAACGCTACAGTCAACGAAGCAACCTGCGCTCACGCCCCAGGCAGCTGCCCGGGCTGCCTggggcctgtctccgccactgctTGTCATGGCTATGGTTGTTGTTGTCACTATCGTGGCTATGGTGGTGATGCATGGGAGAAGAAGCATGACGAAGAGGACATGCGCGAGGAAGCCCTGGAACTCAGAGCTCCTGCTTCTACATGTCGAGGGGTGCTTCTTCTCCATCGTCTTGTAGAAGTGCGGCTTCACCACAACCCCCAGCGTATGGGTCGTCGTATCCCGCgccaccatcactacaaaaaaagacacatccgtgacattttggcccgaaagatttttttctgtcatgcttatgacacttctatgacgataattgtgacaaaaacacgtatcatcatagatgtggtgggatcctacttctatgataaaaaatcatgacagaaattgagcttttcgtcatgggcgggccggagacgcagttgtatgacattctttgggccgaccatgacggaaaaaatcatggtagaaacgagggcgaggaaaataccggggagttcccggttacggtgggtttccgcctcttcgccctataaattgctaaatattccaaaaaccctggggataaccctagatcaaaagttctgccgccgcaagcctctgtagccacaaaaaacccaatctagaccccgtttcggcactccgtcggaggggaAAACCATCACCCATGGCCATCTTCAacatcccagcggccaccatgatgaggagggagtagtccaccctcaggactgagggtttgtacc contains:
- the LOC119278406 gene encoding F-box/FBD/LRR-repeat protein At1g13570-like, which gives rise to METDPRVIIGPSGSVSRSDMRADLERRGQDPESLDLGTNMMLHILYGYLPKPPVSPTATISLAGASRVPDGVDRISRLPDVVLLDIISRLPAKDAARTAALASSWRPLWRSAPLTLVDSHLLPDGGASGPLIIGAPSPRAVTAAVASALAAHPGPFRCVHLTCSTMEEHRGELSRWLDILVAKGVKELVFVNRPWPMDLRLPATLFSCAALTRLYLGVWRLPDTTAVPRGARFPNLLELGLCMNVMEDRDLAFMLERSPVLEFLLIMWSQTGVRLRLVSQSLRCLQLALTCLQYIDVVDAPRLERLFQWETVPRAEPTPPGNKKRPSWIKIGHAPNLRVLGYLEPGGQELGISNTIIVAGNKENIVPSVQILAMVVQFGVRSTVKKVPGFLRCFPNLETLHVHSPTLSGEPTGKVNLKFWQEDGPIKCVLQSLKKVFFYEFRGSRSEVAFLKFIAETGRVLEQMVVVVAVECFSLGDDGVNAKLKPLTGAKWNSKACQLELFKSPRTGGGGPAYSTKIASYFGFADPFDLQYYYKAERIIHVS